From one Candidatus Dadabacteria bacterium genomic stretch:
- a CDS encoding CBS domain-containing protein, with protein MLVSKIMSESPRTISRDATIEDAARAMTERSVSCLPVVDGDGNVVGLISESDFIGRMSAVPFSREERHSLFGIWTETRDITKACRAAAGLSLKEFMRTPVIAVAPDDTVERAVEMMLKHRVRRLPVVKDGKPVGVLCRRDLLKVFL; from the coding sequence ATGCTTGTTTCTAAAATAATGTCGGAATCGCCCCGGACCATAAGCCGGGACGCCACCATAGAGGACGCGGCGCGCGCAATGACCGAGCGCTCCGTCAGCTGCCTGCCGGTTGTGGACGGGGACGGCAATGTGGTCGGGCTGATATCCGAAAGCGATTTCATCGGCAGGATGAGCGCCGTCCCGTTTTCCAGAGAGGAGCGGCACTCGCTGTTCGGCATCTGGACTGAAACCCGCGACATCACAAAGGCGTGCCGGGCGGCGGCGGGGCTGAGCCTGAAGGAGTTTATGCGGACGCCGGTCATCGCCGTCGCCCCGGACGATACCGTTGAGCGGGCGGTGGAAATGATGCTCAAGCACCGCGTCCGCCGCCTGCCCGTGGTCAAAGACGGAAAGCCCGTGGGCGTGCTTTGCAGGAGAGACCTGCTGAAGGTCTTTCTGTAG
- a CDS encoding cobyrinate a,c-diamide synthase, with product MYPRVVIAGERSGCGKTTVSLAVMSALSARGLTVQGFKTGPDYIDPSHYEARTGRKGRNIDLWMTEPQDCLELFLKNSSGAHISVIEGVMGLYDGARPDGRASAAHTAKFLRAPVILVLDGMRGPSSAAATALGLKMFDPEVNIAGFILNRAAPADAARAARAVAAATGISYLGFLPPDGDLETPFRHLGLVPANEAPPGGRKLEAERLAASRLDMGLIEKIARSAPAPPPAQSRLFPPSPRPQRARLAVARDKAFSFYYEDTLDLLSLWGCEVAPFSPVSEERLPEGADALYIGGGFPEVYCEELEANSPMREAVRDFCLSGGAVYAECGGMMYLGSSITDLRGRDFEMCGAVGGGFLMRGKLQSIGYREVVASGDAGFFRRGDTERGHEFHYSSAAGDAGGFFNVTNSAGDRSGAGVRLCNTVASYVHLSLVSSGIAARAADRIKPEAGEPEAGKPEAGACG from the coding sequence GTGTATCCCAGAGTTGTAATAGCGGGCGAGCGGAGCGGATGCGGGAAAACGACCGTTTCCCTCGCCGTAATGTCCGCCCTGTCCGCGCGCGGGCTCACCGTTCAGGGTTTCAAAACCGGGCCAGACTACATAGACCCGTCCCACTACGAAGCCAGAACGGGCAGAAAGGGCAGAAACATAGATTTGTGGATGACAGAGCCGCAAGACTGCCTTGAACTGTTTTTGAAAAACTCATCGGGCGCTCACATCTCGGTTATAGAGGGGGTTATGGGGCTGTATGACGGAGCGCGCCCGGACGGCAGGGCGTCCGCCGCCCATACGGCGAAATTCCTCCGCGCCCCCGTGATACTGGTGCTGGACGGCATGCGCGGCCCCTCGTCCGCCGCCGCGACCGCGCTGGGGCTCAAGATGTTTGACCCGGAGGTGAACATAGCCGGGTTTATTCTCAACCGCGCCGCGCCTGCGGACGCGGCGCGCGCGGCGCGCGCGGTTGCCGCCGCGACCGGCATTTCCTATCTGGGCTTTCTTCCCCCGGACGGAGATCTGGAGACCCCGTTCAGACACCTTGGGCTTGTGCCCGCCAACGAAGCCCCGCCCGGCGGGCGGAAACTGGAGGCCGAGCGTCTCGCCGCAAGCCGTCTTGACATGGGGCTTATTGAGAAAATTGCCCGCTCCGCCCCCGCCCCGCCCCCGGCGCAAAGCCGTCTTTTTCCCCCCTCGCCCCGCCCGCAGCGCGCCCGCCTCGCCGTCGCCCGCGACAAGGCGTTTTCCTTTTACTACGAAGACACCCTTGACCTGCTCTCCCTCTGGGGCTGCGAGGTCGCGCCGTTTTCCCCGGTGTCGGAAGAGCGGCTGCCCGAAGGGGCGGACGCCCTTTACATAGGCGGCGGGTTTCCCGAGGTTTACTGTGAGGAACTTGAGGCCAACAGCCCGATGAGGGAGGCCGTGAGGGATTTCTGCCTCTCCGGCGGCGCGGTTTACGCCGAATGCGGCGGGATGATGTATCTGGGCTCAAGCATCACCGATTTGCGCGGACGCGATTTTGAAATGTGCGGCGCGGTCGGCGGGGGTTTTCTCATGCGCGGCAAACTCCAGTCCATCGGCTACAGAGAGGTGGTCGCGTCCGGAGACGCGGGGTTTTTCCGCCGTGGCGACACCGAAAGGGGGCATGAGTTCCACTACTCGTCCGCCGCCGGAGACGCGGGCGGGTTTTTCAACGTTACAAACTCTGCGGGCGACCGCTCCGGGGCGGGCGTGCGCCTTTGCAACACGGTTGCCTCATACGTCCACCTGAGCCTTGTTTCATCCGGAATTGCCGCCCGCGCCGCCGACCGAATCAAACCCGAAGCGGGCGAGCCTGAAGCAGGCAAACCTGAAGCGGGGGCGTGCGGGTGA
- a CDS encoding histidinol-phosphate transaminase, with the protein MSFVPRAAPPFHGGLDHGEIRALGLDPLEIADFSSNLNPFFPSSELLAGACAGSSAYPDAGYSELRATIARFHGASADCVFAGNGASEIVHLLCRCLRGGETVLVAVPTFSEYERAALICGARVVRCAAGKDLRFNPSALVRAIKRHRPALVFLCNPNNPTGLLMPDGGTEEVAREAGGAVLVIDESYADFTERRCDSTPLAARGGAVVIRSLTKFFGLAGVRMGYAVSSPRITAALNSVRPPWNVNSVACRAAEKVFSLPPSAREESRRRLFAARDRLIKRLAGAGKTCLPTDTGFFLVKQPDARGTRDRLLKKGVAVRDCASFGLPSHIRISAMPERDCEKLLKAWAEADGEG; encoded by the coding sequence GTGAGTTTTGTTCCGCGCGCCGCGCCGCCCTTTCACGGCGGGCTTGACCACGGGGAGATAAGAGCCCTCGGCCTTGACCCGCTTGAAATCGCCGATTTTTCAAGCAACCTGAACCCGTTTTTCCCGTCTTCAGAACTGCTCGCGGGCGCGTGCGCCGGTTCGTCCGCCTATCCCGATGCCGGATACTCGGAGCTTCGCGCCACCATAGCCCGTTTTCACGGGGCCAGCGCAGACTGTGTTTTCGCCGGAAACGGCGCGTCCGAGATAGTTCACCTGCTCTGCCGCTGCCTCAGGGGGGGGGAGACCGTTCTGGTGGCCGTGCCGACTTTTTCCGAATACGAAAGGGCGGCGTTGATTTGCGGGGCGCGCGTTGTCCGGTGCGCCGCCGGAAAAGATTTGCGTTTCAACCCGTCCGCGCTTGTCCGCGCCATAAAACGCCACCGCCCGGCGCTTGTTTTTCTCTGCAACCCGAACAACCCCACGGGGTTGCTTATGCCGGACGGCGGCACGGAGGAGGTCGCCCGCGAGGCGGGGGGCGCGGTGCTGGTTATAGACGAGTCGTATGCGGACTTCACGGAGCGGCGGTGCGATTCAACCCCGCTTGCCGCCCGTGGCGGCGCGGTTGTCATCCGCTCGCTCACGAAGTTTTTCGGCCTCGCGGGCGTCAGGATGGGCTATGCGGTTTCAAGCCCCCGGATAACCGCCGCGCTGAACAGCGTCCGCCCGCCGTGGAACGTCAACTCGGTTGCCTGCCGCGCGGCGGAAAAGGTGTTTTCTCTTCCGCCGTCCGCTCGCGAAGAGAGCCGCCGCCGCCTTTTTGCCGCAAGAGACCGCCTCATAAAACGGCTTGCCGGGGCGGGCAAAACGTGCCTTCCCACGGACACGGGGTTTTTCCTCGTCAAGCAGCCTGACGCGCGCGGCACAAGAGACCGGCTTCTCAAAAAAGGGGTCGCCGTGCGGGACTGCGCCTCTTTCGGGCTGCCGTCCCACATACGCATAAGCGCGATGCCGGAGCGGGATTGTGAAAAACTTCTCAAGGCATGGGCGGAGGCGGACGGTGAAGGCTAA
- a CDS encoding cobyric acid synthase, protein MKAKTLMIQGTASHAGKSVIVAGICRALVRKGLSVAPFKSQNMSLNSFVTDDGSEIGRAQAMQAEAARTPPLADMNPVLLKPAGEDLSQVMVMGRPEGHMSFEQYGKFRPRALEAVRASLGRLMSGFDVVVIEGAGAAAEINLARTEIVNMSVARLADAPVLLVGNIDRGGVFASLAGTFELLDPEDRERVRGMIINRFRGNISLLSGGLKFLEKKTGRPVLGVVPHIDGLFLDDEDSVSLDDDRPPRPGDLKVCVPRLPRISNFTDLRPLEMEDGVAVSYVRSPAGMEGADAVVVPGSKATMEDLKFFKQSGMASAVRRLCGAGIPVIGICGGYQMMGSVLADRGAFDSTAGEEEGLGVFAARTEMEEAKTLERTEAVVKNGGAVFAAIEGERVSGYEIHMGRTRLEEGGRPFLSRPDGSADGAVSGRGNVYGTYLHGIFENDNLRGEFVRYLSEKRGADAPAAESFALRREKQYDLLADRIEKSLDMDAVMSIVFNRK, encoded by the coding sequence GTGAAGGCTAAAACCCTGATGATTCAAGGCACGGCGTCTCACGCGGGCAAAAGCGTCATAGTTGCCGGCATATGCCGGGCTCTTGTGAGAAAAGGGCTGTCTGTCGCCCCGTTCAAGTCGCAGAATATGAGCCTCAACTCTTTTGTAACCGATGACGGCTCCGAGATAGGCAGGGCTCAGGCAATGCAGGCCGAAGCCGCCCGGACGCCCCCGCTTGCGGATATGAACCCCGTATTGCTTAAGCCCGCCGGGGAGGACCTGTCGCAGGTGATGGTTATGGGCAGGCCGGAGGGGCACATGAGTTTTGAACAATACGGCAAGTTCCGCCCGCGCGCTCTGGAGGCCGTGCGCGCCTCGCTCGGGCGGCTTATGAGCGGCTTTGATGTTGTGGTTATAGAGGGGGCGGGGGCGGCGGCGGAGATTAACCTTGCCCGGACAGAGATAGTGAACATGTCGGTCGCCCGTCTTGCGGACGCCCCCGTTCTTCTTGTCGGAAACATAGACAGGGGCGGGGTTTTCGCCTCGCTCGCCGGGACTTTTGAACTGCTTGACCCCGAAGACAGGGAGCGCGTCAGGGGGATGATAATCAACCGGTTCAGGGGAAACATCTCGCTTCTTTCCGGCGGATTGAAATTTCTTGAGAAAAAAACCGGCAGGCCGGTTCTCGGGGTCGTGCCCCATATTGACGGGCTTTTTCTTGACGATGAAGATTCGGTGTCCCTTGACGATGACCGCCCGCCCCGTCCGGGAGACTTGAAGGTGTGCGTGCCCCGGCTGCCGCGCATTTCAAATTTCACCGACCTCCGCCCGCTTGAAATGGAGGACGGCGTTGCCGTCTCCTACGTCCGCTCGCCCGCCGGTATGGAGGGCGCGGACGCGGTGGTTGTCCCCGGAAGCAAGGCTACGATGGAGGATTTGAAGTTTTTCAAACAAAGCGGCATGGCCTCCGCCGTCCGCCGCCTCTGCGGGGCGGGAATTCCCGTAATCGGCATTTGCGGCGGCTACCAGATGATGGGATCGGTTCTTGCCGACCGGGGGGCGTTTGACTCCACCGCCGGAGAGGAGGAGGGGCTGGGAGTTTTCGCCGCCCGCACGGAAATGGAGGAGGCAAAGACACTTGAGAGGACCGAAGCAGTTGTAAAAAACGGGGGCGCGGTTTTCGCGGCGATTGAAGGGGAGCGGGTGTCGGGATACGAAATACACATGGGGCGGACGCGGCTTGAGGAGGGGGGCAGGCCGTTTCTCTCCCGCCCGGACGGCTCTGCGGACGGCGCGGTGAGCGGGCGGGGCAATGTTTACGGGACTTACCTTCACGGCATCTTTGAGAATGACAACCTGAGGGGCGAGTTTGTGCGTTATTTGAGCGAAAAAAGGGGGGCGGACGCCCCGGCGGCGGAAAGTTTCGCCCTCAGGAGGGAAAAACAATACGACCTGCTCGCCGACCGCATTGAGAAAAGTTTGGATATGGACGCGGTGATGAGTATTGTTTTCAACCGCAAATGA
- the cobW gene encoding cobalamin biosynthesis protein CobW translates to MSILTRKIPITVVTGFLGAGKTTLVRSLLTGAAGRRITVIVNEFGDVGIDGEIIRSSCGCEEGDIVELSNGCLCCTVQEEFLPVMKKLADRKGDIDHIVVETSGLALPKPLVRAVNWPGLRPHFSVDAVVTVVDAAGAATGEICDRKKVQAQREADDSLDHETPIEELFSDQLSCADMVVLNKTDLVEGAELAGVEEGLKGAMRPGAPVVRARMGEVSPDILLGIGAAAEDDLDSRRCVHEEKHESGEEHGHDDDIDSVVVEIDSDASPERLVEALKKTARENEIYRVKGFMRVSGKPMRMLIQGVGERFDGYYDRAWLAGETPKTRLVFIGRKLSALNIGETVEKHLAQN, encoded by the coding sequence ATGAGCATCCTCACGCGCAAGATTCCCATAACGGTTGTTACCGGCTTTCTCGGCGCCGGAAAAACCACGCTTGTCCGCAGCCTGCTCACCGGCGCGGCGGGGCGGCGCATAACGGTTATCGTCAACGAGTTCGGCGACGTGGGCATTGACGGCGAGATCATCCGCTCGTCCTGCGGCTGTGAGGAGGGTGATATTGTTGAACTCAGCAACGGCTGCCTTTGCTGCACGGTTCAGGAGGAATTTCTGCCGGTGATGAAAAAACTTGCCGACAGAAAGGGCGACATAGACCACATAGTGGTTGAAACCTCCGGGCTTGCGCTACCGAAACCCCTTGTCCGCGCCGTGAACTGGCCCGGTCTCAGGCCGCATTTTTCAGTTGATGCCGTGGTTACGGTGGTTGACGCGGCGGGCGCGGCCACCGGGGAAATATGCGACAGAAAAAAGGTTCAGGCGCAACGCGAGGCGGACGATTCCCTTGACCACGAGACCCCCATAGAGGAGCTTTTTTCAGACCAGCTCTCGTGCGCGGACATGGTTGTTCTGAACAAGACCGACCTTGTGGAGGGCGCGGAACTTGCAGGTGTTGAGGAAGGCTTGAAGGGCGCGATGAGGCCGGGCGCCCCGGTGGTGAGGGCGCGCATGGGGGAGGTTTCCCCGGACATACTGCTGGGAATCGGAGCCGCCGCCGAGGATGATTTGGACTCCCGGCGCTGCGTTCACGAGGAAAAACACGAAAGCGGGGAAGAGCACGGGCACGATGACGACATAGATTCGGTGGTGGTGGAAATAGATTCGGACGCCTCGCCGGAGCGGCTTGTGGAGGCGCTGAAAAAAACCGCGCGCGAGAATGAAATCTACAGAGTCAAGGGCTTTATGCGGGTTTCCGGCAAGCCGATGAGAATGCTTATTCAGGGGGTCGGCGAGAGGTTTGACGGATATTATGACAGGGCGTGGCTTGCGGGCGAAACCCCGAAAACCCGTCTGGTTTTTATCGGAAGAAAACTCTCCGCGCTGAACATCGGTGAGACAGTGGAAAAACATCTGGCGCAAAATTAA
- the cobN gene encoding cobaltochelatase subunit CobN encodes MHLIATIPGGWSPGDGGGVFSVEQTPGDMVFLSAADTDILCMNSAYREILSSEKHIPSLRMANLAHLKQEASADGYIDSVVGGARLVVARMLGGRNYYPYVCDSLCAECKKNNTPLVFLPGDDSPDAGLMSLSTAPPDWTRAAWDYFSSGGTENCGNFLRLAFNTFFGFSLKVSPPRKTPDIFLFDEFEKPANKKASAAIVAYRSLYLSANLSPMASLARALASLGIASRAIFVKSLREREDVLALENALSGGGFDIIFNATSFALKGAADGGDFIFEKIKLPVFQAVFASCAQESWRENLFGLSPTDMAINISLPEMDGKIDAGPVCFKRALEKDPATDSEIVAFAPYEDGCRRAAALGDGWLSLAKKDNARKKIALIMPNYPSRDGRLANGVGLDTPQSCVRILEALARDGYRLGGEFPLSAPELMDAIASRVTNEPDFMNVRESEIFLPLADFLSCYRLLPESMRGRIEAQWGAPEKDPRLCGGGFPLPGIMYGNVFVSIQPERGYGQDTKAVYHSPDIPPPFRYLAFYFWVFRRFGADAVVHLGKHGNLEWLPGKSVALDPETCFPAAVFPPVPHFYPFIVNDPGEGSQAKRRAHAVIIDHLIPPMVRAGGYGDYLRLEQLLDEYYQAWGLDPARAEFLKEEIAQVVEKTRIHEDLGCPADDLDEVMARLDAYLCEIKESQIRGGLHILGQPPEGEPLAELLVALHRIGAGELPGITQALASDMGLSFDPVDCDYGSAFSGKVGEKTPRTLGAAVEELEEMAKTAMERAVAGRSAGCVDRGKFPAFASVCEAALRDTLPRLERCPDEITNLLAGLRGLHVPSGPSGAPTRGRPDILPTGRNFHSLDTRGLPTRAAYALGKKSAEALIARHLQDSGEFPAAAGISVWGTSTMRTGADDIAQAFALMGLRPVWQGESGRVTDFEVVSLTELGRPRVDVTLRISGFFRDAFPDLISLFNHAVDKVAAMDDEPPEMNPLRSRHLLEKSRWVAEGLDEGAAARRSLHRVFGSKPGSYGAGLQSAIDSKNWKTPEDLAMIYVNWSGYAYGPDGPRSEHEAYGMRLASLDIVLQNQDNREHDILDSDDYYQFHGGMANAARASGAGGAPAVYFGDNSRPESPKIKTLKEELLRVYRSRAVNPKWIEAMRNHGYKGAFEMAATVDYLFGYDAMTGIVDDFVYEGVAEAYLFDADNFKFLKENNPRAAAEMAERMLEAAQRGMWENPGGQTLERLREIFTEAEAVRE; translated from the coding sequence ATGCACCTTATAGCGACCATACCGGGGGGGTGGAGTCCCGGGGACGGCGGCGGAGTTTTTTCCGTTGAGCAGACCCCGGGCGACATGGTTTTCCTTTCCGCGGCGGACACAGACATACTCTGCATGAATTCCGCATACAGGGAAATTCTCTCAAGCGAAAAACATATTCCCTCCCTCCGCATGGCAAATCTCGCCCACCTTAAACAGGAGGCGTCCGCGGACGGATATATTGATTCCGTGGTCGGCGGCGCGCGGCTGGTGGTTGCGAGAATGCTCGGAGGCAGAAACTACTATCCTTACGTTTGCGACTCCCTTTGCGCGGAATGCAAAAAAAATAACACCCCGCTCGTTTTTCTCCCCGGAGATGACAGCCCGGATGCGGGACTCATGTCTTTGTCAACCGCTCCTCCGGACTGGACTCGCGCCGCATGGGATTATTTTTCCTCCGGCGGAACGGAAAACTGCGGGAATTTTCTCAGGCTGGCGTTTAACACTTTTTTCGGTTTTTCCCTGAAAGTCTCCCCGCCGCGAAAAACCCCGGACATATTTCTGTTTGACGAATTTGAAAAACCCGCAAATAAAAAGGCATCCGCGGCGATTGTCGCCTACAGAAGCCTTTATCTTTCGGCAAACTTGTCGCCTATGGCATCGCTGGCGCGCGCCCTTGCCTCCCTCGGCATCGCCTCCCGCGCGATTTTTGTTAAAAGCCTCAGGGAGCGCGAAGATGTTCTCGCCCTTGAAAACGCGCTTTCCGGAGGCGGGTTTGACATTATATTCAACGCCACCAGTTTCGCCCTGAAGGGCGCGGCGGACGGCGGAGATTTTATTTTTGAAAAAATAAAACTGCCGGTTTTTCAGGCGGTTTTCGCGTCATGCGCGCAAGAGTCATGGAGGGAAAACCTTTTCGGGCTTTCCCCGACCGACATGGCGATAAACATTTCCCTTCCGGAAATGGACGGGAAAATTGACGCGGGCCCCGTCTGTTTCAAGCGCGCGCTGGAAAAAGACCCGGCAACGGATTCGGAAATAGTCGCTTTCGCCCCCTACGAGGACGGTTGCCGCCGTGCGGCGGCCCTTGGAGACGGCTGGCTTTCGCTCGCAAAAAAAGACAACGCCCGGAAAAAAATAGCCCTGATAATGCCAAACTATCCCTCGCGGGACGGGCGGCTCGCAAACGGCGTGGGGCTTGACACGCCGCAGAGTTGCGTCCGCATTCTGGAGGCGCTTGCGCGGGACGGTTACCGCCTCGGCGGCGAGTTTCCGCTTTCGGCCCCAGAACTTATGGACGCCATCGCGAGCAGGGTTACCAACGAGCCGGATTTTATGAACGTGAGGGAAAGCGAAATTTTTCTGCCGCTGGCGGATTTTCTCTCCTGCTACCGCCTGCTGCCCGAAAGCATGCGCGGGCGCATTGAGGCGCAGTGGGGCGCGCCGGAAAAAGACCCCCGTCTTTGCGGCGGCGGGTTTCCGCTTCCGGGGATAATGTATGGAAACGTATTTGTTTCCATACAGCCGGAGCGCGGCTACGGACAGGATACAAAAGCGGTTTACCACTCGCCGGACATCCCGCCGCCCTTTCGTTATCTTGCGTTTTATTTCTGGGTTTTCCGGCGGTTCGGCGCGGACGCCGTGGTTCATCTCGGCAAACACGGAAATCTTGAGTGGCTTCCGGGCAAAAGCGTGGCTCTTGACCCTGAAACCTGTTTTCCCGCGGCCGTTTTCCCTCCGGTTCCGCATTTTTACCCGTTCATCGTCAACGACCCCGGCGAGGGCTCTCAGGCAAAGAGGCGGGCGCACGCCGTAATCATAGACCATCTGATCCCCCCGATGGTTCGCGCCGGGGGCTACGGCGACTACTTGCGCCTTGAGCAACTTCTGGACGAATACTATCAGGCGTGGGGGCTTGACCCCGCAAGGGCGGAGTTTCTGAAAGAGGAGATAGCGCAGGTCGTGGAGAAAACCCGCATCCATGAAGACCTCGGCTGTCCGGCGGACGACTTGGACGAGGTTATGGCGCGGCTGGACGCCTATCTGTGCGAAATCAAGGAGTCTCAAATACGCGGCGGACTGCACATCCTCGGACAGCCTCCGGAGGGAGAGCCGCTTGCCGAACTGCTTGTCGCCCTTCACAGGATCGGCGCGGGGGAGCTTCCCGGAATAACGCAGGCGCTCGCAAGCGACATGGGACTCAGTTTTGACCCGGTTGACTGCGATTACGGGTCTGCTTTCAGCGGCAAAGTGGGAGAGAAAACCCCCAGAACTCTGGGCGCGGCGGTGGAGGAACTTGAGGAGATGGCAAAAACCGCCATGGAGCGCGCGGTTGCGGGCCGCTCCGCCGGGTGTGTTGACAGGGGAAAATTTCCCGCCTTTGCGTCCGTCTGCGAGGCGGCCCTCCGCGACACGCTTCCCCGCTTGGAGCGGTGCCCGGACGAGATTACAAACCTGCTTGCCGGTCTGCGCGGGCTTCATGTGCCGTCCGGGCCTTCGGGCGCGCCCACCAGAGGAAGGCCGGACATCCTGCCCACGGGGAGAAATTTCCATTCCCTTGACACAAGGGGGCTGCCCACACGCGCCGCGTATGCCCTCGGCAAAAAAAGCGCCGAAGCCCTCATTGCGCGCCACCTTCAGGACAGCGGCGAGTTTCCGGCCGCGGCGGGCATCTCGGTCTGGGGAACATCAACCATGCGCACGGGCGCGGACGACATCGCGCAGGCGTTCGCGCTGATGGGGCTGCGCCCCGTGTGGCAGGGCGAGAGCGGCAGGGTGACGGATTTTGAGGTTGTTTCCCTCACGGAACTCGGCAGGCCGCGCGTGGATGTTACCCTGAGAATCTCCGGCTTTTTCAGAGACGCTTTTCCCGACCTGATATCGCTTTTCAACCATGCGGTTGACAAGGTTGCGGCAATGGATGACGAGCCGCCGGAAATGAACCCGCTCAGAAGCCGCCACCTTCTGGAAAAATCCCGCTGGGTGGCGGAGGGGCTGGATGAGGGCGCGGCGGCGCGGCGTTCGCTTCACAGGGTCTTCGGCTCAAAGCCCGGCTCATACGGCGCGGGGCTTCAGTCCGCAATAGATTCAAAGAACTGGAAGACGCCGGAGGACCTGGCGATGATATACGTAAACTGGAGCGGCTACGCCTACGGGCCGGACGGCCCCCGGTCAGAGCACGAGGCATACGGAATGCGCCTCGCCTCCCTGGACATAGTCCTCCAGAATCAGGACAACCGCGAGCACGACATTCTGGATTCGGATGATTACTATCAGTTTCACGGGGGCATGGCAAACGCCGCGCGCGCAAGCGGGGCCGGCGGCGCGCCTGCGGTTTACTTCGGCGACAATTCAAGGCCCGAAAGCCCGAAAATCAAAACCCTCAAAGAGGAGTTGCTCAGGGTTTACCGCTCCCGCGCGGTAAACCCCAAGTGGATTGAGGCGATGAGAAATCACGGATACAAGGGCGCGTTTGAGATGGCCGCCACCGTTGACTACCTGTTCGGCTACGATGCCATGACCGGTATTGTGGACGATTTTGTTTACGAAGGGGTGGCGGAGGCGTATCTGTTTGATGCGGACAACTTCAAATTTCTCAAGGAGAACAACCCCCGCGCGGCGGCGGAGATGGCGGAAAGGATGCTTGAAGCCGCCCAGCGCGGGATGTGGGAAAACCCCGGCGGGCAAACGCTGGAGCGGTTGCGGGAGATATTCACCGAGGCCGAAGCCGTTCGGGAATAA
- a CDS encoding Gfo/Idh/MocA family oxidoreductase codes for MNIAIVGYGYWGPNLARNFASLEGASVRAVCETDPALAKKAQADHPLSAVTASFDDILADSSIDAVCVATPASSHADLSMRALAAGKHLLVEKPMAMSSSGCDRMAELADKKGLVLMVDHTFVYSGAVRKLAAIAGGGELGDLYYFDSVRINLGIVQTDVNVLWDLAVHDLSILFQVSGEQPVAVSASAVSHISGMPVDTAYMTLHYKSSFIAHIHVGWLAPVKIRRTTVAGNRKMAIYDDTESTEKLKIYDSGVDMRSAGTDIKQLRVEYRSGDIHVPRIESSEPLSLVASEFLSSVREGRKPRTDAAAGSRIVRILEAADLSIRQNGERVAL; via the coding sequence ATGAACATAGCAATTGTAGGATACGGATACTGGGGCCCGAACCTCGCCCGTAATTTCGCCTCTCTTGAAGGGGCGTCAGTCCGGGCTGTTTGCGAGACCGACCCCGCGCTTGCAAAAAAGGCGCAGGCCGACCACCCGCTCTCCGCAGTTACGGCAAGTTTTGACGACATACTCGCGGACTCTTCCATAGACGCCGTTTGCGTGGCGACCCCGGCGTCCTCCCATGCGGACCTTTCCATGCGCGCGCTTGCCGCGGGAAAGCACCTGCTTGTTGAAAAGCCAATGGCAATGAGTTCGTCAGGTTGCGACAGGATGGCCGAACTCGCCGACAAAAAAGGGCTTGTCCTGATGGTTGACCACACTTTTGTCTATTCGGGCGCGGTGAGGAAGCTGGCCGCGATTGCGGGGGGCGGCGAACTTGGAGACCTTTATTACTTTGATTCGGTGAGGATCAACCTCGGAATTGTCCAGACGGATGTCAATGTGCTTTGGGACCTTGCCGTTCACGACCTTTCAATCCTTTTTCAGGTCAGCGGCGAGCAGCCGGTCGCGGTTTCCGCCTCGGCGGTCTCGCACATCTCCGGCATGCCCGTTGACACCGCCTACATGACGCTTCATTACAAATCTTCATTCATCGCGCACATACATGTGGGGTGGCTCGCCCCCGTTAAAATAAGGCGCACAACGGTCGCCGGAAACCGCAAAATGGCTATATACGATGACACGGAGTCCACCGAGAAACTGAAAATTTACGACAGCGGGGTTGATATGAGGAGCGCCGGCACGGACATAAAGCAGCTTCGGGTTGAGTACCGTTCGGGAGACATACATGTTCCCCGGATTGAATCATCTGAACCGCTTTCCCTTGTGGCGTCGGAGTTTCTTTCGTCCGTCCGGGAGGGAAGAAAGCCGCGAACGGACGCCGCCGCCGGGTCGCGTATAGTGCGCATACTTGAGGCCGCAGACCTGTCAATCAGGCAAAACGGGGAGAGGGTTGCCCTCTGA